The genomic window ATTTCCAGGCCGTGGGATCACGTCTGGCACAAGGGTCTCTCATGGGCGCTGCCAAACGTGGGCGAGCACAACTTCTGGGGCGGAGCCACTTACACCCGCGAGACCGGCTACTCGAACCTGGACAACAACGGGGCCATGAACCACGAGGCTTTCACAAGCATCGAGGTCACCGGCATAGAGGGCGGCGGCGCGGGGATCACCGCGGCGGAAACGCTTCTCTGGACCGCTCAGCCGGCAGTGACTGCCCAGCCGGATGAGTCCGCCGCAGCCAGCAAAACCGAGGCCGGCAGCCCCCTCATCCGCGAACAGCGCCGTTTCGCCATTCAACTTCTCCCGGCGGGCAACGCGTGGACGATCCTCTTCGAATCCACCATGGAGAACGTCTCCGGTGCTGAGATCGGGATCGGCAGCCCCACCACCGAGGGACGCGACAACGCCGGATACGGCGGCCTGTTCTGGCGCGGACCCCGGTCCTTCACGGGCGGGGAATTCCGATCCGAAAACGGGACCGGCGGGGACGAGTTCATGGGCACCCGCTCACCATGGATTGCTTTCACCGGCCAGCACGATGTCACCTGCCGGAAATCCAGCATCCTGTTCGTCGAGGACCAAGCCAACCCGGGTGCCTCCAACCAGTGGTTTGCCCGCTCGTCCATGTTCGCTTGCCTCGGCTCGGCGCCGTTCTTCAGCGAAGTAGTCCCGCTCAAGGAGGGGCAGCCGCTGACGTACCGGTACGCCGTCGTGATTTCTGACGGCGCGCTGGAAGACCAGCAGGCCGCAGCGCTCGCCCACGCTGCGAAAACAGCGTTGGATGCCTGGGCCTGAGATGTGCACATCGTTCCCGGGCGCAACCGCTGTGTCCGAGGTCAGTATTTACGATTGGCCCGGGCTGGATGGCGCGGCCGGAGGGTCGCCGCACCTGCATACTGCGTCCACGGAAGCGTATGTGGTGCAGCAGGGCGTCGGGCGGCTTGAGACTTTGGATTCCCGGGGCTTCACTTCAACTGCGTTGACGCCCGGAACCGTGGTCTGGTTTACGCCCGGTACCGTGCACCGCGCCATCAACGATTCGGGGGACCTCAGGGTTCTGGTGGTCATGCAGAACGCAGGGCTGCCCGAGAATGGCGACGCCGTGATGACGTTTCCGCCCGAGCACCTGGTGGATCACGATACTTACGCACGCGCCGCCGCCCTGCCGTCAAAGAACGCCGACGGCGGTGACGCGTCCTCCGAGGCGGCTGCGCGCCGTCGTCGTGACCTGGCGTTGGAGGGATATCTGGAACTGAAAGCTGCCGTGCAGGAAACAGGTGTCTCGGCGCTCGCAGACTTTCATGCAGCGGCAGCACGTTTGGTGAACGGGAAAACCGAGCGCTGGCGCGGATACCTCAACGAGGGCGCCGAGCGACAGGCCGGCCTCACAGGGGAGCAGTTGGCCTCTCTTGAGTCCATGGAAAGTTTCTACATGCAG from Arthrobacter sp. StoSoilB20 includes these protein-coding regions:
- a CDS encoding PmoA family protein produces the protein MTTTAQTTTQTAPADTLSYTDDGSSLTLTVGTQDIATYTYRPTDDQYESPRPYFHPLTTLEGDEVTISRPWDHVWHKGLSWALPNVGEHNFWGGATYTRETGYSNLDNNGAMNHEAFTSIEVTGIEGGGAGITAAETLLWTAQPAVTAQPDESAAASKTEAGSPLIREQRRFAIQLLPAGNAWTILFESTMENVSGAEIGIGSPTTEGRDNAGYGGLFWRGPRSFTGGEFRSENGTGGDEFMGTRSPWIAFTGQHDVTCRKSSILFVEDQANPGASNQWFARSSMFACLGSAPFFSEVVPLKEGQPLTYRYAVVISDGALEDQQAAALAHAAKTALDAWA
- a CDS encoding cupin domain-containing protein, encoding MCTSFPGATAVSEVSIYDWPGLDGAAGGSPHLHTASTEAYVVQQGVGRLETLDSRGFTSTALTPGTVVWFTPGTVHRAINDSGDLRVLVVMQNAGLPENGDAVMTFPPEHLVDHDTYARAAALPSKNADGGDASSEAAARRRRDLALEGYLELKAAVQETGVSALADFHAAAARLVNGKTERWRGYLNEGAERQAGLTGEQLASLESMESFYMQDARTTMGERKTRRIYGMCGRIQAWELSETVIAGT